The Labrus mixtus chromosome 21, fLabMix1.1, whole genome shotgun sequence nucleotide sequence TTTGAGAAATCTGCCCATATgataatcatcatcattttcgTTGAACTGCCAGAATAATTCTCTGACAACGGACTGCTAATTATCTCGAAGTAAATGTTGATGTGCAGGCTGGTCCATATTCAGCGGAAAGTTCATTAATTGTGTCTGGCACAGATTCAGCGCATGTGCGCTATTTGCTGAGTTCAAAGGGAAGCATTTATTATCTATGCTGTTTCAGCTTATAGTTATCAGTATCGTGTGAAACAAGGACATGGGAGATTCATTATGACGTAAAGTAAAGTCTCTGCGTAAAAttgactttttgtgccttttatctTCTGAGTTAATTTCGATTGACTGGCATCAGGTGCATACTCAGGGCCAAATAaagatttgataaaaaaaacagatgaaaaagtAATTTCACGTCTCGTGCCCTCCATTATTTACTACACCCGGCCATGAATCGcattatgtacatttttttaatccaaaacGGAGCCACGCATACTTTACAGACGCGCCCATTACGCTTGAATacattgttgattttttttttttttcatacttcaTTCTCATATAAGATGTTCTGTGTAAGTGTTACAGTGGTGACGTCAGGAGCAAGGAGCATCAGTCAGTGAGAGGAGAAGCGGATAAGCGAGACACAACCTGTGCTAGAGCGCATCGTTTGAAACTTATCCAGCACAGTGTCAGAGCacggagaaaaacaacaaaccggCAAGACGAGAGGAGAAGGAGCGATGAACAACAACTCCATCAACATTGACACGACACCGCGGGTCGGCGGGTCCGGAGCTGTGGATCATGAACTCGTTATCACTTCCACTTTCGGGACGCTTCTCTCCGTTGTTTACATCATCGGGGTGTCGGGGAACGTGTACACCCTGGTGGTGATGTGCCACTCGATCCGTTTCGCCACTTCTATGTACATCTCTATTATTAACCTGGCTCTGGCGGACCTCCTCTACCTCTCGACCATCCCCTTCGTCGTGTCTACATACTTTCTAAAGGACTGGTACTTCGGGGATGTGGGCTGCCGCATCCTGCTCAGCCTGGACCTCCTCACAATGCACGCCAGCATCTTCACACTCACCGTCATGTGCACGGAGCGGTACCTGGCTGTCACCAAGCCGCTGGACACTGTGAGACGCTCCAAGAGTTACCGTAAAGGTCTGGCATGGGGCGTCTGGCTTCTTTCTCTAGTCTTAACTTTGCCCATGATGATAATGGTCACACAGACCACTAAAAACACGCCGGAGGGGGGTGTAAAGAGGATGTGCGCACCCACCTGGGCGCCCTTGGCTTACAAAGTGTATGTGACCGTCCTGTTTGGCACCAGCATCATGGCACCGGGACTCATTATTGGTTACCTGTACGTGAAGTTAGCCCGCGCGTATTTAGAGTCCCAGCGAAATTCTGTGATCAGCAGGAGCGGCAATAAGCGGTCCCCCAAACAGAAAGTTCTGATCATGATTTTCACCATCGTGCTGGTGTTCTGGGCTTGTTTCCTGCCGTTCTGGATCTGGCAGCTGCTGCCCCTCTATCACACCAAGCCCCTGAGCCTGGCCTCGCAGACACATACCTGCATCAACTACCTGGTGGCCAGCCTCACGTACAGCAACAGCTGCATTAACCCTTTCCTCTACACACTGCTCACCAAGAACTACAGGGAGTATCTGAAGAACAGGCACAGGAGCTTCTACAGGTACACGTCCTCTTTCAAGCAGCGGCCGCCCAGCCTCTACTCGTGGGGGAAGTCTGCGTCCTCCAGCAACCAGTTTGAGTTCAACTCCGAGACTCTCGTCATGGGGACACTGAAGTGACTGATGAATCCCAAGAGAGACGTGAACGCTTTTGGAACAGCAATAGGTATGTGTTGACCTCTCCATTACGCACAGGCCAGTGCCACACCGTGCGTCAAATTTGCGCACTGGTACCAAACTTACAGCTTTTCTTACGGTTAACTTTCCATGTAGTGTGAGTTTATTCTCTTTTCtggccagaaaaaaacatttacagatatTATTTCCACACCGGGCCATTTCGCCCCTGAGCCCCATTAGTACGGTGACACTTCTCTTAGCTGCAACCTCTGCACCCTCACCCTCAGAGGAAAGGCTGATACAGGGATGTGTCAAACACATTGCTCTAAAGGGCTTATAACATTACTAAGATGCTTTGActgcacttttgtttttaatcgtCACTTGACAAAGTCCTAGTCATCCTACATAAGTCTGATGTTTTATCTGTGTGACACACCTTTATTTTAATCAGCAAGACACTATAGCATTTTCAGCTGACAACTTTGTTAGCAGGTCAGAGGGTCACTTTAAACCATATCATGTGTCCAAATAAAATATATCAGTCATTCACTGATGCAGTGCTTTTAGCTGTTCTAATGACCATGTCTGGTTCTTTTGCAGAGCAGTGATGAACAGTAAAAGTTTTGAAAGACTTGTTTTGAATAGTTTGCAGTCTGCCATCCCATTGTTGCAGCTTTGCTCTGTGTACAACACCATGGATAGAAAACAGAATCACATGCATTTGAACAACAATATGTTATATTATAATGCTTGTTGATTAGCAGCCTCCTTATCTGATTTCAAATAGTCAGCTGTTTCTGGGCGGGTGACTAAAACACTACCTTACATAGGTGGCATGTGTGATTGCAGTTTTAATACTTCTAATATGTGAATACAAATGTAATACTAACATTGTCTAATTTGAACAAAgttgtataaacacaaacacacagcaggtggGGGCTCAGAGCTCAGTTTAATGTGgtgctgaaaacaaactccTTACCTCCAAGTTGCCATCCAAGCTATAGATCTACGCTGATGTAATACATTATTTATTCTGCAGGAGTTGATTTAACAAAACCTACTACGCCTGAGTGTTTCTGTGGGTTTGAgaccctggaaaaaaaaaacccaacatcaACAGTTTGGGTTCAGCTTAGACATCACTGTCTCCACCATTTCAATCAAAGTTTGGTAGAGTCTCTTATGAAGTCATAAAACTGCCTACAAAGTACTTTCAAGCTCCTGTGGGGAATTTTGAAATTATAGTGAACTAGATCCTCTTTTTATACAGATGGCTCTTTCCCACCAAAGAACAGAaggattttttattaaaaaaaagtttttcatttgTCGTTCATCCCTGCTGCGTGGTAGGAAATTAACAGAATGCTGCCAAgatagtctttttttattttcaaatgaattGTAAAATTACACATTGGACATTTATGATAAAGCAGGATGTGGTTTTTCTGTCAGAAAACACCATCTTCACATACACAGGACAAGATCTACAAGAAGATAAATATTCTGCCAGGTCACTCAatgagtactgccgaggtgcccttgagcaaggcgccgaacccccaacagctctggcgcgctccctgtgcagcagcaccactctgacatctcttggGCTGTGCATCTTCACATCTTCACTGGTCTCACGATTTGATTTGATTCGATTATCCTGTCTACTATTCGATTCCATATCGCTATTTATCACAATTCATTACATTGGTTAACATCCTGACTGCACATCTACTTTTTcaaaaaatgaagacaagataGATAAAGTCAGATCAACTTCAACtaattttctttattattcAGAAAGTGCTTTAG carries:
- the LOC132955494 gene encoding urotensin-2 receptor, with the protein product MNNNSINIDTTPRVGGSGAVDHELVITSTFGTLLSVVYIIGVSGNVYTLVVMCHSIRFATSMYISIINLALADLLYLSTIPFVVSTYFLKDWYFGDVGCRILLSLDLLTMHASIFTLTVMCTERYLAVTKPLDTVRRSKSYRKGLAWGVWLLSLVLTLPMMIMVTQTTKNTPEGGVKRMCAPTWAPLAYKVYVTVLFGTSIMAPGLIIGYLYVKLARAYLESQRNSVISRSGNKRSPKQKVLIMIFTIVLVFWACFLPFWIWQLLPLYHTKPLSLASQTHTCINYLVASLTYSNSCINPFLYTLLTKNYREYLKNRHRSFYRYTSSFKQRPPSLYSWGKSASSSNQFEFNSETLVMGTLK